In Hermetia illucens chromosome 1, iHerIll2.2.curated.20191125, whole genome shotgun sequence, one genomic interval encodes:
- the LOC119661744 gene encoding uncharacterized protein LOC119661744, producing MKILPVLAIVVTFGSFHAFAYPCEGGLLACQPVLGHGSLALGHSSLALGHSHLAVAPAPLALGHAHLGLGLGLGLGHHNLIKKVPVMLPPPLLVKLLPPAPLCPAKCEAPVCPLPCLTKK from the exons ATGAAGATATTACCCGTG TTGGCCATCGTTGTCACTTTCGGCAGCTTCCACGCATTTGCCTATCCATGCGAGGGAGGACTGCTCGCGTGTCAACCCGTACTCGGACATGGTTCATTGGCGCTGGGGCATAGTTCCTTGGCACTCGGACACAGTCATTTAGCTGTTGCTCCTGCTCCTTTAGCACTTGGACATGCTCATTTGGGACTTGGCCTCGGCCTCGGCCTCGGTCATCATAATTTAATCAAAAAGGTTCCTGTTATGCTCCCTCCGCCATTACTAGTAAAGTTACTTCCTCCAGCACCACTATGTCCTGCAAAATGTGAAGCGCCAGTTTGCCCTCTACCCTGCCTAACGAAAAAGTAA